Proteins encoded in a region of the Orenia metallireducens genome:
- a CDS encoding DUF350 domain-containing protein, with the protein MNPILSTVLYSFLGIVLCLLGYKIFDIATPFKLDDEIQKGNTAAGIVVSGIFIAVAIIVAASII; encoded by the coding sequence ATGAACCCAATCTTATCAACAGTATTATACTCATTTTTAGGTATTGTTCTATGCCTACTAGGTTACAAAATCTTTGATATTGCGACTCCTTTTAAGTTGGATGATGAAATCCAAAAAGGTAATACTGCAGCTGGGATAGTAGTTTCAGGAATATTTATTGCAGTGGCTATTATAGTAGCAGCATCAATAATTTAA